The sequence aaaaaaacagtacaactATTTTTTGCAAAGCTATTTATGTATTCAAAATGCAGTCATTCAAACACAATACATGCACATGAATATGTATCTTAATAACTTACATACAAACCAGACAGTCACAAACAGAGTTAGGATCAAAATTCACATTGGCTCAACCGTCCTGCGAGTAATTACAGACCAGAGAACATTTGGATATCTTAAAAGTGTAAAACTAAGTCTGTGCTCCCTGATAGTGTAGTCCCAGGCTCTGGGTGCAAATCAGACCTTGAGAACTGCAGACCCTTAATCCAGGCACATAACCATTTCACTGTGTTCCAACCTGATGCATTATTAAAAATGGCAGGATGAAATAACCGTGTGTGGAGTAAATATCATGTATTTCTCTCAAAACGTTCTATCTAAGAGCTAGTATGTGGACCTGGTAGATTTCCTCAGGGAAGTTCTGCTGCTGTTCCTCATGGACGATGCTGAGTCCAGCTCTGGCCACTATGCGGCGCAATAAGGGCAGGTCTCTGCACACACTGCTGTCCACCTCATCAGGGACGACGCCTTCGTATGCCACGTTATCCTTCACAACGATCAGGCCATCAGGACGCAGAGCACTGCGGCATCGTCTGAGGAACTCCGCCAGATGATCGTCAGTCAAGTGACCTGGACAGATCATAATTTAAAGTTAGCGTGAACTTTTAGAACCACGTGTTTTAAGTCTTACTACAAATGGACTCTAGCATACCGATGACCCACTGGATCCAGATGATGTCGTAACGATCCGGCTGAGGCTGGAAATCCTGCAGGCCGCAGCAGAAGTAGTTCTCCACTCGTTTGGCCTCTTCACCCAGGTAGGAGCGCGCTTTGTCCAGGAACTCCTGCGTCACGTCTACCAAGTCCACGGTACGGAATAACGGCAAGAGAAGGCGCTTGGTGATGCGGCCGATTCCTGCGCCACAGTCCAGAGCACAGCCTGGTCTCGTCTTACCTTTGCCCTCCTGTAGACAGGAGACATCatgaaaaatgaattgaatgatCATTAATGTAACTTGGCAAGTGAAAGCTGCAGTGTGTTGGCATGTTCTGTCacctaaataataattacataagCAATTACAAGGCTAATATTCACGCTAGTTGCTTAGTTCCATTCAAAAATATAATCTAGGGAAATAGATAGAAAGGAGCTGGAGGCTTTGGTCTATCAAGACTAAAACTTAACACCACAAAAACGGTTTCTTTCCATCTGCATCATCAACAATATCCAGGACCCACCATGCTCTCT comes from Tachysurus vachellii isolate PV-2020 chromosome 26, HZAU_Pvac_v1, whole genome shotgun sequence and encodes:
- the ntmt1 gene encoding N-terminal Xaa-Pro-Lys N-methyltransferase 1; this encodes MEDHMTEDVTSFYVKAEQYWKDIPPTVDGMLGGYGSISSIDINGSKKFLQKFLGEGKGKTRPGCALDCGAGIGRITKRLLLPLFRTVDLVDVTQEFLDKARSYLGEEAKRVENYFCCGLQDFQPQPDRYDIIWIQWVIGHLTDDHLAEFLRRCRSALRPDGLIVVKDNVAYEGVVPDEVDSSVCRDLPLLRRIVARAGLSIVHEEQQQNFPEEIYQVHILALR